A single Botrytis cinerea B05.10 chromosome 1, complete sequence DNA region contains:
- the Bcrrn3 gene encoding Bcrrn3: MVSLTSKPSIPITTGSKPLLKTTMSGTIRKAQDADLDDDLEVPNPKRARVSFNPKVEEKVLEEYVAKGRSLESIRVEVKRAIEAHSIGDSEKYDSIKEVFAQTEGDEREDTGANDEAKTYLLALTGYASLLNKDCNGLVKAILKCDWMGREEAFVKAYAQFLGNLVSAQGAYVGLVLGTLVDNFTGVRVSSGRLPGCPDVNRDTLSSRVHFALRYLLRLIPSASATLSPILSTKFPFADESKRVHVTYINNLVRVLEYAPELKSDVFALITDRLVKIDVQMQVDLDDVDDEVAGAIVQGLAMNPSDQEEDDDDDADDSDDSDAESINSDDESGDQAKRAKEIQDSVEKMDAILDRLFAIYDPYFTDPNSIEAANMFETLLGHFANIILPTYRSRHTQFLLFHFAQKSDHLIDQFAGTCVQLAFQIGRPAVLRQSSAAYLASFVARGAHVEPQVVRTVFELIGSNLDHIRMENELTCRGPDLKKYGTFYAMTQALLYIFCFRWRDLIDSSEVFDDEDPTAFIGQDLVWTPGIKETLSRAIYSKLNPLKICSPPIVSEFAKIAHHLRFIYVYPLLETNKRIRLSQFSSAAGNGALRDSGNGASNDSWHQLDAYFPFDPYQLPVSKKWIEDDYVQWQGIPGLNKEESDDDSSGDEEEDEDDENALEDDDTATDEEAED, encoded by the exons ATGGTATCTCTTACCTCGAAACCCTCCATACCTATCACCACCGGTAGCAAACCACTTTTAAAGACTACCATGTCAGGCACGATAAGAAAAGCTCAAGATGCAGATCTGGACGACGATTTAGAGGTGCCAAATCCAAAACGAGCGAGGGTGTCTTTCAATCCCAAGGTCGAGGAAAAGGTTTTAGAGGAATATGTCGCAAAGGGTAGAAGTTTAGAAAGTATCAGAGTGGAGGTCAAACGCGCAATAGAAGCACATAGCATAGGCGACAGCGAAAAGTACGATAGCATTAAAGAAGTATTTGCGCAGACTGAGGGTGACGAGAGAGAGGATACGGGTGCAAATGATGAGGCGAAAACATATCTGCTAGCACTTACTGGCTATGCATCACTATTGAATAAGGATTGCAACGGGCTAGTCAAGGCCATATTGAAATGCGACTGGATGGGCAGAGAAGAGGCATTCGTCAAGGCGTATGCTCAGTTTTTAGGAAACTTAGTTAGTGCACAGGGGGCGTACGTTGGGCTGGTGCTTGGAACGCTTGTTGATAACTTCACTGGAG TACGAGTATCGAGTGGGCGTCTTCCTGGCTGCCCAGATGTTAATCGCGATACGCTTTCTTCGAGAGTTCATTTTGCACTGAGATACCTTCTTCGATTGATCCCCTCCGCCAGCGCTACACTCTCACCCATCCTTTCAACCAAGTTTCCCTTCGCCGATGAATCAAAGAGAGTACATGTCACATATATCAACAATCTCGTTCGTGTTCTGGAGTATGCTCCCGAATTGAAGTCGGATGTTTTCGCTCTCATCACGGATAGACTGGTCAAAATCGATGTACAAATGCAGGTCGACTTGGACGACGTTGACGATGAGGTTGCAGGTGCTATTGTTCAAGGTCTCGCCATGAATCCTTCTGATCAGGAAGaagacgacgatgatgacgcAGATGATTCCGACGACAGCGACGCGGAATCGATTAATAGCGATGATGAAAGTGGAGATCAAGCAAAACGAgccaaagaaatccaagacAGTGTTGAGAAAATGGATGCAATACTGGACCGCTTATTTGCTATCTATGATCCTTATTTCACAGACCCAAATAGTATAGAAGCCGCAAATATGTTTGAGACTTTACTAGGACATTTCGCCAATATCATTCTACCCACATACAGATCTAGACACACAcaattcctcctcttccacttTGCACAAAAGTCTGATCATCTTATCGATCAATTCGCCGGAACTTGCGTGCAACTAGCTTTCCAAATAGGCAGACCCGCTGTCCTTCGACAATCTTCCGCGGCCTATCTCGCTAGCTTTGTGGCGCGAGGCGCACATGTTGAGCCTCAAGTGGTTAGGACCGTTTTCGAGCTCATCGGGAGCAATCTGGATCACATTCGAATGGAAAATGAACTCACTTGTCGTGGACCCGATCTAAAGAAATACGGCACTTTTTATGCTATGACACAAGCTCTACTTTATATCTTTTGCTTCCGCTGGCGAGATCTTATAGATTCTTCCGAGGTATTTGATGACGAGGACCCTACAGCATTCATTGGCCAAGATCTTGTCTGGACACCAGGCATAAAAGAGACGCTCTCTCGCGCTATTTACTCCAAACTTAATCCTCTTAAGATCTGTTCCCCGCCCATTGTCTCCGAATTCGCTAAAATCGCACATCATCTACGATTTATATACGTATATCCTTTGCTAGAGACCAACAAACGCATTCGTTTAAGTCAGTTCTCGAGTGCGGCTGGGAATGGAGCATTGCGAGACTCGGGTAATGGTGCAAGCAATGACAGCTGGCACCAATTGGATGCTTACTTTCCTTTTGATCCATATCAACTACCTGTGTCAAAGAAGTGGATCGAGGATGACTATGTGCAATGGCAAGGCATTCCAGGACtaaataaagaagaaagtgatGACGATAGCAgtggggatgaggaggaggatgaggatgatgagaatgcgCTTGAAGACGATGATACGGCAACCGACGAAGAAGCGGAAGATTAA
- the Bctgs1 gene encoding Bctgs1 produces MVVNSSKSFGRAAAKDYEENQDDDIPAQFELDENCTHYTSLKEVPWDLHKYWQQRYSVFSLYDNGIYMTDDAWFGVTPEPVATQIAQDYASSTSPTKTTIIDLFAGAGGNSIAFALSNRWAHVIAIEKDPSVIACAENNAYVYGATNITWVNGDCFEYLKTHASSINPSETVIFASPPWGGPGYTSENIFDLSTMQPYSVQYIHEACKAMDTALYLPRTSDLRQISALLPDGKKVELVQYCMEGASKALVAYIPAIE; encoded by the exons ATGGTCGTCAATAGCAGCAAGTCGTTTGGACGTGCGGCCGCGAAAGATTATGAAGAGAACCAAGATGACGATATCCCTGCGCAATTTGAATTGGACGAGAATTGTACGCATTACACCTCCTTGAAAGAAGTACCCTGGGATCTACACAA ATACTGGCAGCAGCGTTATAGCGTGTTCTCACTCTACGACAATGGTATCTATATGACAGATGATGCTTGGTTCGGCGTTACCCCTGAGCCTGTAGCTAC TCAAATCGCTCAGGACTATGCCTCTTCTACATCGCCCACAAAAACAACTATAATTGATCTATTCGCTGGCGCTGGCGGCAACTCCATTGCATTCGCTCTCTCTAACCGTTGGGCCCATGTCATAGCCATTGAGAAAGATCCGTCGGTTATCGCCTGCGCCGAAAACAATGCATACGTCTACGGTGCCACAAACATAACTTGGGTTAATGGTGACTGCTTTGAGTATCTTAAAACCCACGCCTCTTCTATTAATCCTTCAGAAACTGTCATTTTCGCATCCCCACCATGGGGAGGTCCTGGCTATACTTCTGAAAATATCTTCGATCTGAGTACTATGCAACCATATTCTGTGCAGTATATTCATGAGGCATGTAAGGCAATGGATACAGCATTGTATCTTCCACGAACCAGCGATCTCAGACAAATCTCTGCGCTGTTGCCCGATGGGAAGAAGGTTGAGCTTGTGCAATATTGCATGGAGGGAGCGAGTAAGGCGCTCGTGGCGTATATTCCAGCTATCGAATGA
- the Bcgim4 gene encoding Bcgim4, with the protein MAQQITARKQQELQNQYTNYKNGLQQIASKIGDVETEAEEHKLVLETLEPLPGDRKCFRMINGVLVERTVKDVVPALKTNSEGLRKVLEDLVKQYNSKQSEMEKWKKKNNIQVVQQ; encoded by the exons ATGGCGCAACAAATTACGGCGCGCAAGCAGCAAG AGCTCCAAAACCAGTACacaaattacaaaaatgGTCTGCAGCAAATAGCCTCAAAGATTGGCGATGTAGAGACAGAAGCAGAGGAGCACAA ACTTGTTCTCGAAACACTTGAACCTCTTCCTGGTGACCGGAAGTGTTTTCGAATGATAAATGGCGTGTTAGTTGAGAGGACTGTAAAGGATGTGGTGCCGGCTTTGAAGACAAATTCGGAAGGTCTACGGAAAGTCCTGGAGGATTTGGTCAAGCAATACAATAGCAAACAATcagaaatggagaaatggaag aagaagaacaacatCCAGGTCGTGCAGCAGTAA
- the BcMsn gene encoding BcMsn, translated as MDSYAQAMGQSPFFYYNPDPKSDNRQHGHFSQQPSHMPMPMYHQHAQTLPSTPMYSRPNSSSSQPPMQQKIFNSGYLGHMTPMSSPRPMYQKPTILIQDHSPRLILDSENEHDMYYYPATPPLSASCSAMSSPSSCDILPTPVNSVFFGAESFEGVKEGCESEVQSENLAGEWARCGSPPMTPVFIHPNSLSSHANELLSATSCPSLSPSPSPYPRSVTSEQSDFDFCDPRNLTVGSSILPPTSNPILSSGREFSTLPTLCAAEEEEHQYMLGGSDAFAKIETRANTFDFTTTTTSNHGLPTFDHLSELDSEDEFVNGLVNFPSTDNVQFFGSKRQRTVSDLVSPESETFISEDDFEDFEDLETERFAVACLPSPPASGSEAEPKKEKRTKKSKIVHCDEDSSEFDSMVRSRKFTVPMNNLSGAQPQETSADHQQTSTAPSQSGSSESNNMMGSSGSDAANTHQAPVNRRGRKQSLTEDPSKTFHCKLCNRRFRRQEHLKRHYRSLHTQEKPFECHECGKKFSRSDNLSQHSRTHGSGAIVMGVLEDGEVPGDMESGSDGEQIRALGTALFTAAAGASGSESSGTDSESDSQSRKKRKRSE; from the exons ATGGACTCTTACGCACAAGCAATGGGACAATCCCCATTTTTCTACTACAACCCAGACCCAAAATCAGACAACCGTCAACATGGTCACTTCTCTCAACAACCAAGCCATATGCCTATGCCTATGTACCACCAACACGCTCAAACCCTCCCATCAACACCAATGTACTCTAGACCAAACTCTTCGTCTTCGCAGCCTCCAATGCAACAGAAGATCTTCAACTCTGGCTACCTCGGACACATGACACCAATGTCCTCTCCACGCCCAATGTACCAAAAGCCCACCATATTGATTCAAGATCATTCCCCAAGACTGATCTTGGATTCGGAAAACGAGCACGACATGTACTATTACCCAGCAACCCCACCACTTTCAGCATCTTGCAGTGCCATGAGCAGTCCATCCAGCTGTGACATTCTACCCACCCCAGTTAACAGTGTATTTTTCGGCGCCGAGAGTTTCGAAGGTGTTAAGGAGGGATGTGAAAGTGAGGTTCAATCGGAGAATCTTGCCGGTGAATGGGCTCGTTGCGGGTCTCCACCTATGACACCAG tgttcatccatccaaattCGCTTAGCTCTCACGCTAACGAACTCCTGTCTGCCACTTCTTGCCCTTCGCTTTcaccttctccttccccttaTCCTCGCTCCGTCACCTCTGAACAATCCGACTTCGACTTCTGCGACCCAAGAAACCTCACAGTTGGCTCCTCAATTTTGCCTCCGACTTCAAACCCAATTTTGAGTTCGGGTCGTGAATTCTCTACTTTGCCAACCCTCTGTGCagctgaagaagaagaacatcAATACATGTTAGGGGGTAGTGACGCATTCGCCAAAATCGAAACACGTGCGAACACCTTTGATTTcacaacaaccacaacatCCAACCACGGTCTTCCTACTTTTGATCACCTTTCCGAGCTCGATTCTGAAGACGAATTTGTTAACGGTCTTGTGAACTTCCCTTCTACCGATAACGTTCAATTCTTTGGTAGCAAGAGACAACGCACTGTATCTGATCTCGTTTCCCCTGAATCAGAGACATTCATCAGTGAGGACGATTTTGAAGACTTTGAGGATCTCGAGACCGAAAGATTTGCAGTTGCCTGCCTCCCAAGTCCACCTGCTTCAGGCTCTGAAGCTGAGCCCAAGAAGGAAAAGCGTACCAAAAAGTCAAAGATCGTTCATTGCGACGAAGATAGCTCGGAATTTGATTCTATGGTCCGATCCCGAAAATTCACTGTCCCAATGAATAACTTATCGGGCGCTCAGCCACAAGAGACTTCTGCCGACCACCAACAGACATCCACCGCCCCAAGTCAATCCGGTTCTTCAGAAAGCAACAACATGATGGGCTCATCAGGATCAGACGCTGCCAACACCCATCAAGCACCAGTCAATCGTCGCGGTCGCAAGCAATCCTTGACTGAGGATCCTTCCAAAACATTCCACTGCAAGCTTTGCAACAGACGTTTCCGCAGACAAGAACACTTGAAGCGCCATTACAGATCCCTCCACACTCAAGAAAAGCCATTCGAATGCCACGAGTGCGGTAAGAAGTTCTCCCGCAGCGACAACTTATCTCAACACTCCCGCACCCACGGAAGTGGTGCTATTGTCATGGGCGTATTGGAAGATGGCGAGGTTCCTGGCGACATGGAATCTGGCAGTGACGGAGAGCAAATCAGAGCCCTTGGCACCGCACTCTTCACTGCAGCCGCAGGTGCATCTGGCAGTGAAAGCAGCGGTACCGATAGTGAGTCCGACAGCCAATCCCGCAAGAAGCGCAAGAGATCAGAGTAA
- the Bchap3 gene encoding Bchap3, translating to MSNSPPKETDVEQGVSPDDTDAQMNEHTDPHAPGGYEFEVKEQDRWLPIANVARIMKTALPENAKIAKEAKECMQECVSEFISFITSEASEKCHQEKRKTVNGEDILFAMTSLGFENYAEALKIYLSKYREQQSTRGDNQNRPGSSGFGPASGATTANATSATFPVGAEGANNVLAGQQVEAEHDGGAYVYGGGHNGATGGEGY from the exons ATGTCCAATTCCCCTCCAAAGGAAACGGACGTTGAACAAGGAGTCTCGCCAGATGACACGGATGCACAAATGAATGAACATACGGATCCACACGCTCCTGGAGGCTACGAGTTTGAAGTCAAAGAACAAGATAGATGGCTCCCTATAGCAAATG TTGCACGTATCATGAAGACAGCTCTGCCTGAAAATGCAAAGATTGCAAAAGAGGCCAAAGAGTGCATGCAAGAGTGTGTCAGCGAattcatctctttcatcaCAAGCGAAG CTTCTGAGAAATGTCATCAAGAGAAGCGCAAGACTGTCAATGGAGAAGATATCCTTTTCGCCATGACCTCTTTGGGGTTCGAAAATTATGCCGAAGCACTCAAAATTTACCTATCAAAATATCGAGAA CAACAATCAACTCGAGGAGATAACCAAAATAGACCAGGAAGCTCTGGCTTTGGGCCAGCTTCTGGAGCTACTACTGCAAATGCAACTTCGGCAACGTTCCCGGTCGGAGCAGAGGGCGCCAACAATGTTCTTGCTGGTCAACAGGTGGAAGCAGAACACGATGGCGGTGCTTACGTCTATGGTGGTGGTCACAATGGCGCTACTGGTGGAGAAGGTTACTAg
- the Bchap3 gene encoding Bchap3: MSNSPPKETDVEQGVSPDDTDAQMNEHTDPHAPGGYEFEVKEQDRWLPIANVARIMKTALPENAKIAKEAKECMQECVSEFISFITSEASEKCHQEKRKTVNGEDILFAMTSLGFENYAEALKIYLSKYRETNGNF; encoded by the exons ATGTCCAATTCCCCTCCAAAGGAAACGGACGTTGAACAAGGAGTCTCGCCAGATGACACGGATGCACAAATGAATGAACATACGGATCCACACGCTCCTGGAGGCTACGAGTTTGAAGTCAAAGAACAAGATAGATGGCTCCCTATAGCAAATG TTGCACGTATCATGAAGACAGCTCTGCCTGAAAATGCAAAGATTGCAAAAGAGGCCAAAGAGTGCATGCAAGAGTGTGTCAGCGAattcatctctttcatcaCAAGCGAAG CTTCTGAGAAATGTCATCAAGAGAAGCGCAAGACTGTCAATGGAGAAGATATCCTTTTCGCCATGACCTCTTTGGGGTTCGAAAATTATGCCGAAGCACTCAAAATTTACCTATCAAAATATCGAGAA ACTAACGGAAACTTCTAG
- the Bcost2 gene encoding Bcost2: MAPKKNAAAAAAIAPPTTQTTTTTTTIPSSTPIKIPSKSSSQYQSPQQVAIGIWQNYLNKTPQRTKLIDVFMSFLVVVGVLQFVYCILAGNYPFNAFLSGFSATVGQFVLTASLRIQTNEENKAEFNSVSPERAFADYVFGSLILHFFCVNFIN; encoded by the exons ATGGCGCCAAAGAAGAACGCTGCGGCTGCGGCTGCCATCGCACCACCCACCACACAAACCACAACTACCACAACTACTATCCCGTCCTCCACACCCATTAAGATACCCTCCAAATCCTCTTCGCAATATCAATCGCCCCAACAAGTAGCCATCGGTATCTGGCAAAACTACCTCAATAAAACACCACAGAGAACAAAGTTGATCGATGTGTTCATGTCATTTTTGGTTGTAGTGGGGGTTCTACAATTCGTCTACTGTATCTTGGCTGGCAACTAC CCATTCAACGCATTTCTTTCTGGATTCTCGGCAACTGTAGGACAATTCGTTTTGACGGCTTCATTACGCATACAGACGAACGAAGAGAACAAGGCGGAATTTAACTCTGTCTCTCCAGAGAG GGCTTTTGCAGATTACGTTTTTGGAAGTTTGATTCTACATTTCTTTTGCGTTAACTTCATCAATTAG
- the Bcgrh1 gene encoding Bcgrh1: protein MFNALNRFISRLDSDSPTHQNRDNHSAFGFQVLRNKTSELAVEPWFDFIVGINGRMIDDSDANLFAQEVRNCAGSSVTLGLWSAKGQRTRTIHIPVPSDTPSLGLTLQWTSLSTVSNIWHILDVPANSPADLAGLLPYSDYILGTPEGVLHGESGLGELVEDHIGRPLRLYIYNNEYNVTREVTIHPSRDWGGDGALGCTLGYGALHRLPAPLSEPVAGPGETLFEGESARFSNEEPRENMGSESNASQLFMPAAVAQEPGEFLVPAQLAAPVTTTPARKKEKKHGHNPNNFMDDYFMEGEKKSRELDHAPSTKSGGVPPPPKAGGPPRSGTPKAASPAPSPIPTETKDPYDSGVD from the exons ATGTTCAACGCTTTGAATCGGTTTATCTCCCGATTAGATTCGGACTCTCCCACTCACCAGAACCGGGACAACCATAGCGCATTTGGATTCCAAGTTCTTAGGAACAAGACCTCAGAACTGGCGGTTGAGCCTTGGTTTGATTTTATTGTTGGAATTAATGGACGAATGATC GATGATTCAGATGCAAATCTGTTTGCTCAAGAAGTACGCAATTGTGCTGGAAGTTCAGTAACTCTTGGTCTCTGGAGCGCAAAG GGCCAACGTACTCGAACTATCCACATTCCCGTTCCTTCTGATACTCCATCCTTGGGCCTGACCCTCCAATGGACATCTCTCTCCACGGTTTCAAATATATGGCACATCTTAGACGTACCTGCCAACTCTCCAGCCGACCTCGCGGGCCTCCTTCCTTACAGCGATTATATCCTCGGTACCCCTGAGGGAGTCTTACACGGAGAGAGTGGCTTGGGTGAATTGGTTGAGGATCACATTGGGCGACCATTACGACTCTACATTTACAACAATGAATACAATGTCACAAGAGAAGTTACTATTCACCCGAGTAGAGACTGGGGTGGGGATGGGGCTCTGGGTTGTACTTTGGGATACGGGGCGTTACATAGATTGCCAGCTCCGCTGAGCGAGCCTGTTGCGGGACCAGGAGAGACATTGTTCGAGGGAGAGAGCGCGAGGTTTTCAAACGAGGAACCTCGAGAGAATATGGGAAGTGAAAGTAATGCAAGTCAGCTCTTTATGCCAGCTGCAGTGGCACAAGAGCCAGGTGAATTTTTGGTGCCAGCTCAACTAGCGGCCCCAGTAACCACGACACCAgcaaggaagaaagagaagaaacatGGACACAATCCGAATAACTTCATGGATGACTATTTCatggagggagagaaaaagagtaGAGAGTTAGATCATGCGCCGAGCACAAAGAGTGGTGGTGTGCCTCCACCTCCTAAAGCTGGAGGCCCTCCAAGGAGCGGGACACCCAAAGCCGCAAGTCCAGCGCCCAGTCCAATACCCACAGAGACGAAAGATCCATATGATAGTGGTGTTGATTAA
- the Bcdph6 gene encoding Bcdph6, giving the protein MSESLNVIALVSGGKDSFFSILHCIQNGHKIVALGNLHPPLTEPQTGESNGIHKDENDLNSFMYQTVGHTIIPLYEEALGIPLYRQAIVGSAVQTGTSYDDADLTSSDAEESVEKKRDTDGDETESLVPLLQRIKDAHPEANALSTGAILSTYQRTRVESVAMRMGLVPLSFLWQYPILPPGMQISLLQDMQAVGLDARIIKVASGGLDESFLWENVACEKGMRRVERAMKRFSVDGDGAVLGEGGEFETLVVDGPSWLFKKRIVVETKDTRVVREGGGSAWIQISRASLVDKESIESKEKSCRVPELLDQRSSEILSALDKNDHSYDPSTSGTPGSETSASPTWELKSSSANGIEGGNMTHWTITPESASCSSILDEAKSVVESIKVRLNQASLKTTDIVSTMIMLRSMEDFTTINKIYGTLFPHPNPPSRVTISCGSSMPSSISLIVHLTLHIPSTISTPRKALHVQSRSYWAPANIGPYSQASSLPSSLSSSQTFTIAGQIPLIPHTMLLPSSSPSPSPSSPFHISTILSLQHLLRIADATSIKWFTSACIYIPNPNPSSPSSTSTLSKLAYQAWKHIHDLPTQDSHSDDSDSDSEPRDLWEEKFRYSNTAPLSTEHTTTTYPDHNILQTVTPTIPPFWTAEVDSLPRGSEVEWHAHVGICDGPIDIKNIETLEHRGNSLTTSSTRHTVLTFPYDVIPSYDDLKDDYGNRGLIHLVYVDTSLVDVNELLSTGWEGKGVIPCKSLWDGEGRRLSTVIVFWGDAR; this is encoded by the exons ATGTCTGAATCTCTCAACGTGATTGCCTTGGTATCAGGCGGAAAAGACAGTTTCTTCTCAATATTACATTGCATTCAAAATGGACATAAAATCGTCGCTCTAGGAAATCTTCATCCACCTCTCACTGAGCCACAAACGGGAGAAAGCAATGGTATTCACAAGGATGAAAATGACCTCAATAGTTTTATGTATCAGACTGTGGGGCATACCATTATACCGTTGTATGAAGAGGCTCTCGGCATTCCATTATACCGACAGGCTATTGTTGGCAGTGCTGTTCAAACGGGGACGAGTTATGACGATGCGGATCTCACGAGTTCGGATGCTGAAGAATCggtagaaaagaagagagacaCGGATGGGGATGAAACGGAATCGCTGGTTCCTTTGTTACAAAGAATCAAAGATGCGCACCCTGAGGCAAATGCTCTAAGTACCGGTGCAATACTCTCTACATATCAACGAACGCGCGTGGAATCCGTGGCCATGCGAATGGGACTCGTACCTCTTTCGTTCTTGTGGCAGTATCCGATTCTTCCCCCTGGAATGCAGATTTCTCTTCTGCAGGATATGCAAGCTGTAGGATTGGATGCGAGGATTATCAAGGTGGCGAGTGGTGGACTCGACGAGAGTTTCTTGTGGGAAAATGTTGCGTGTGAGAAGGGGATGCGGAGAGTGGAGAGAGCCATGAAAAGATTCAGTGTCGATGGTGATGGAGCTGTGTTGGGTGAAGGTGGAGAGTTTGAAACTCTGGTTGTGGATGGACCGAGCTGGCTgtttaaaaagagaatagTAGTGGAGACAAAAGACACGAGGGTCGTGAGGGAAGGTGGAGGCTCTGCTTGGATACAGATAAGTAGGGCTTCTTTAGTGGATAAAGAGAGCATCGAGAGCAAGGAAAAGTCTTGTCGAGTACCAGAATTGCTTGATCAGAGATCCTCGGAAATCCTATCCGCCTTGGACAAAAATGATCATTCCTACGACCCCTCCACATCAGGCACACCGGGTAGCGAAACATCGGCGTCGCCAACGTGGGAGCTCAAATCTTCGAGTGCTAATGGCATCGAAGGCGGCAACATGACACATTGGACAATCACACCAGAGAGTGCCTCTTGCTCATCGATATTAGACGAAGCCAAAAGTGTTGTAGAATCCATAAAAGTGCGACTTAATCAAGCATCGTTGAAAACCACCGACATTGTTTCGACCATGATTATGCTACGCTCAATGGAAGATTTCACAACGATCAACAAG ATTTACGGCACTCTCTTCCCTCATCCCAATCCACCATCTCGCGTGACCATCTCCTGCGGATCCTCGATGCCCTCAAGCATATCTCTAATAGTTCATCTCACATTACATATTCCCTCGACTATCTCAACGCCCCGTAAAGCCCTACACGTACAATCGCGCTCCTACTGGGCCCCCGCCAACATCGGACCATACTCTCAAGCCAGTTCACTCCCCTCCTCgctctcctcctcccaaaCCTTCACCATCGCCGGACAAATCCCCCTCATCCCCCACACCATGCTTCTCCCCAGCTCATCgccctcaccctcaccctcatcTCCCTTCCACATCTCCACCATCCTTTCCCTCCAACATCTCCTCCGCATCGCAGACGCCACATCCATCAAATGGTTCACCAGCGCCTGCATCTACAttcccaaccccaacccctcctccccctcctccacaTCCACCCTCTCAAAACTCGCCTACCAAGCCTGGAAACACATCCACGACCTCCCAACCCAAGACTCCCACTCCGACGACTCCGACTCCGACTCCGAACCGCGCGATCTCTGGGAAGAAAAATTCCGGTACTCCAACACCGCCCCCCTCTCAACCGAACACACGACAACCACATATCCCGACCACAATATCCTGCAAACGGTCACCCCTACGATCCCACCTTTCTGGACCGCGGAGGTGGATTCCTTGCCCCGTGGAAGCGAGGTAGAGTGGCACGCGCATGTGGGCATATGTGATGGTCCTATCGAT ataaagaatattgagaCGCTCGAGCACCGCGGCAATTCGCTCACGACTTCATCTACACGCCATACTGTTCTTACTTTCCCCTATGATGTCATTCCTTCGTATGATGATCTCAAAGATGACTATGGTAATCGAGGGTTGATTCATTTAGTTTACGTGGATACATCGCTTGTTGATGTGAATGAACTTTTAAGTACAGGATGGGAAGGTAAGGGGGTGATACCTTGCAAAAGTTTATGGGATGGCGAGGGGAGAAGATTGAGTACTGTGATTGTGTTTTGGGGAGATGCGAGGTag